A single genomic interval of Oceanithermus profundus DSM 14977 harbors:
- a CDS encoding menaquinone biosynthesis family protein, whose amino-acid sequence MKLGYSLCPNDTFIFYALIHGKVPAPEPVEEVLEDVETLNRWAFEGRLELTKISYAAYGHLREGYVALRAGGALGRGVGPLVVARGPRPLEGARIAHPGRYTTAFLLLSLLLGEGAFEPVELRYDRIMPAVAAGEVDAGLIIHESRFTYPEHGLEKLLDLGEWWEGETGLPLPLGAILARRDLGAARIREVNEAVRASLAYAYAHPDEPMGYVRRYADELSDAVTRAHIRTYVNDFSLDVGAEGEAAVRELFARAEARGLVPPNPNPLFCC is encoded by the coding sequence ATGAAGCTGGGCTACTCGCTCTGCCCCAACGACACCTTCATCTTCTATGCCCTGATCCACGGCAAGGTGCCCGCGCCCGAGCCGGTGGAGGAGGTGCTGGAGGACGTGGAGACGCTCAACCGCTGGGCCTTCGAGGGGCGGCTCGAGCTCACCAAGATCAGCTACGCCGCCTACGGCCACCTGCGCGAGGGCTACGTGGCCCTGCGCGCCGGCGGGGCGCTGGGCCGGGGGGTGGGGCCCTTGGTGGTGGCCCGCGGGCCGCGGCCGCTCGAGGGGGCGCGCATCGCCCACCCGGGCCGCTACACCACCGCCTTCCTGCTGCTTTCGCTGCTTCTGGGCGAGGGCGCCTTCGAGCCGGTGGAGCTGCGCTACGACCGCATCATGCCCGCGGTGGCCGCGGGCGAGGTGGACGCGGGGCTGATCATCCACGAGTCGCGCTTCACCTACCCCGAACACGGCCTCGAGAAGCTCCTCGACCTGGGCGAGTGGTGGGAAGGGGAGACCGGCCTGCCCCTGCCCCTGGGGGCGATCCTGGCGCGGCGCGACCTGGGTGCGGCGCGGATCCGTGAGGTGAACGAGGCGGTGCGGGCGAGCCTCGCCTACGCCTACGCCCACCCGGACGAGCCCATGGGTTACGTGCGCCGCTACGCCGACGAGCTCTCGGACGCGGTGACGCGGGCCCACATCCGCACCTACGTCAACGACTTCTCCCTCGACGTGGGCGCCGAGGGCGAGGCCGCGGTGCGCGAGCTCTTCGCCCGGGCCGAGGCGCGCGGCCTCGTTCCTCCGAACCCGAACCCCCTTTTCTGCTGCTGA